The following are encoded together in the Flavobacterium haoranii genome:
- a CDS encoding flotillin: MNTFYIALAVIIIAGLGLILWILSMYKKTVQGIVILRTGYGGTKVFFNAGIVIPVIHRQESMDISVKKLEISREGKDGLICKDNMRADIQVAFFIRVNKSVDDIVNVAQTIGCQRASDISTLRELFEAKFSEALKTVGKKFDFTELYEARSEFRNEILNIIGTDLNGYVLDDCAIDYLEQTSLNHLNKDNILDAEGIKKITELTANQNIKANLVRRDEEKTIKKQDVEAREAILELEKQLAEKEESQKREIENIKARENAEILKVAEEERLKHETVRIATEERLQIAEENKQRQVVIAAKNKERADLVETERVQKDRLLEATERERVVALAEIEKEKAVELEKKNIQDVIRERLVKEKTVVEEQQTIFDVEALKVAERDKQVKIIAANKEAEERLIAETKAAEARKLAAEKDAQKYVIEAQAKRDAAEKEAEARKIIADAQAKEEAIVGLSEAQVMHAKAEAQERQGVVEATIIEKKAEANKKDGLAQAEVIKEKALAEAAGITEKAEAMKKLNDAGKDHEEFRLRLAKEKEVELAQIAIQKDIADAQAHVLAEAFKTANIDIVGGDNTFFDNVIKQVTAGKGIDKFIQHSENAQLLKEALLNNDEEGNLVGKVMQIVEKYKISSEDIKNLSIASLIFKLKDIANKNEQGILTKALDMARHLGIDNKPIN, from the coding sequence ATGAATACATTCTACATTGCACTTGCTGTAATTATTATTGCAGGCTTAGGCCTAATCTTGTGGATACTTTCCATGTACAAAAAAACCGTACAAGGAATTGTAATTTTAAGAACCGGATATGGTGGAACAAAAGTTTTTTTTAACGCAGGAATAGTAATTCCAGTAATTCATAGACAAGAAAGCATGGATATTTCTGTAAAAAAATTAGAAATCTCAAGAGAAGGAAAAGACGGACTTATTTGTAAAGATAATATGCGTGCCGATATACAAGTTGCATTCTTCATTCGCGTTAATAAATCGGTAGATGATATTGTTAATGTAGCCCAAACAATCGGTTGTCAAAGAGCATCAGATATTTCAACTTTACGCGAACTATTTGAAGCTAAATTCTCTGAAGCATTAAAAACAGTAGGTAAAAAGTTCGATTTTACAGAGTTATATGAAGCCCGAAGTGAATTTAGAAATGAAATACTAAATATCATCGGAACAGACTTAAATGGTTATGTTTTAGATGATTGCGCTATTGATTATTTGGAACAAACATCGTTAAATCACTTAAATAAGGATAATATTTTAGATGCTGAAGGTATCAAAAAAATTACCGAGTTAACAGCTAACCAAAACATTAAAGCAAACCTTGTTAGACGTGATGAAGAAAAAACCATCAAAAAGCAGGATGTTGAAGCAAGAGAAGCTATTTTAGAATTGGAGAAACAATTAGCTGAAAAAGAAGAGTCGCAAAAACGTGAGATTGAAAACATCAAAGCACGTGAAAATGCTGAAATTCTTAAAGTAGCCGAAGAAGAACGTTTGAAACATGAAACGGTTCGCATCGCAACTGAAGAAAGGTTACAAATTGCAGAAGAAAACAAACAACGTCAAGTTGTAATAGCAGCTAAAAATAAGGAGCGTGCCGATTTAGTTGAAACTGAAAGAGTACAAAAGGACCGCTTACTGGAAGCAACAGAAAGAGAGCGTGTGGTTGCACTAGCTGAAATTGAAAAAGAAAAAGCAGTAGAACTAGAAAAGAAAAACATTCAAGATGTAATTCGCGAGCGTTTGGTAAAAGAAAAAACAGTAGTAGAAGAACAACAAACTATTTTCGATGTTGAAGCACTAAAAGTTGCTGAACGTGACAAACAGGTAAAAATTATTGCTGCAAACAAAGAAGCTGAAGAGCGTTTGATTGCTGAAACTAAAGCTGCTGAGGCTCGTAAATTAGCTGCTGAAAAAGATGCTCAAAAATATGTTATTGAAGCGCAAGCAAAACGCGATGCTGCAGAAAAAGAAGCAGAAGCAAGAAAAATTATAGCTGATGCACAAGCAAAAGAAGAAGCAATTGTAGGTTTATCTGAAGCACAAGTTATGCATGCTAAAGCAGAAGCACAAGAACGTCAAGGAGTAGTTGAAGCTACAATTATTGAGAAAAAAGCTGAAGCAAACAAAAAAGATGGTCTTGCACAAGCAGAAGTAATTAAAGAAAAAGCATTGGCTGAAGCCGCTGGTATTACAGAGAAAGCAGAAGCAATGAAAAAATTAAACGATGCTGGTAAAGACCACGAGGAGTTCCGTTTAAGACTTGCTAAAGAAAAAGAAGTTGAATTGGCACAAATTGCAATTCAAAAAGATATTGCAGATGCTCAAGCACATGTTTTAGCGGAAGCATTTAAAACTGCTAATATTGATATTGTGGGTGGTGATAATACTTTCTTTGATAATGTTATCAAACAAGTTACTGCTGGAAAAGGAATTGACAAATTCATTCAACACAGTGAAAATGCACAATTGCTAAAAGAAGCCCTTTTGAACAATGATGAAGAAGGAAATCTAGTAGGAAAAGTAATGCAAATTGTTGAGAAATATAAAATCTCTTCTGAAGACATTAAAAACCTAAGTATTGCTTCATTAATCTTTAAATTAAAAGATATTGCTAATAAAAACGAGCAAGGTATTTTAACTAAAGCTCTAGACATGGCAAGACACTTAGGAATCGACAATAAGCCTATCAATTAA